The following proteins are co-located in the Mesorhizobium australicum WSM2073 genome:
- the glgB gene encoding 1,4-alpha-glucan branching protein GlgB, translating into MRKPRATAATSGPDGLAPASDVEAIVAGTHGNPFAVLGVQEAGKSLFARCFVPHAQSVTAYTLTGVEVGELTRRDEAGFFEGKLSIKKRQPLRYHARNAGGDWWLTDPYSFGPVLGPMDDYYIAEGSHLRLFDKLGAHVIEHEGASGVHFAVWAPNARRVSVVGDFNDWDGRQHTMRDRRDTGIWELFIPDIGAGRPYKYEIIGPDGVRLPLKADPFAFKSELRPATASVTAMPPAHAWGDEAHRNFWRNADPRREAISIYEVHAGSWQLGDDGSFLSWDELADRLIPYVIETGFTHIEFLPISEHPYDPSWGYQTTGLYAPSARFGDPDGFARFVDGAHRAGVGVILDWVPAHFPVDEHGLVHFDGTALYEHADPRKGFHPDWNTAIYNFGRREVVSFLVNNALFWAEKYHVDGLRVDAVASMLYLDYSRKAGEWIPNEKGGRENLEAVSFLQKMNKEVYGHHPGVMTIAEESTSWPKVSAPVHEGGLGFGFKWNMGFMHDTLEYFSKEPIFRKHHHNELTFGLTYAFSENFVLPLSHDEVVHGKGTLLGKMAGDDWQKFATLRAYYGFMWGYPGKKLLFMGQEFAQRREWSEARALDWDLLDFRPHRGVWQTVRDLNYLYRSRPALHGRDCEPEGFSWLIVDDSQNSVFAWVRSAPGGDPVAVISNFTPVPRDNYRVPLPKAGKWREIINTDASEYGGSGMGNGGMVEARAEGKGISATMLLPPLSTIMLELAAD; encoded by the coding sequence ATGAGGAAGCCGCGCGCGACCGCTGCGACAAGCGGGCCGGACGGACTGGCGCCAGCCAGCGATGTCGAGGCGATTGTCGCCGGTACGCACGGCAATCCCTTTGCGGTTCTCGGTGTCCAGGAGGCCGGCAAGAGCCTGTTCGCACGCTGCTTCGTTCCGCACGCGCAGTCGGTTACGGCCTACACCCTGACCGGCGTCGAGGTCGGCGAATTGACCAGGCGCGACGAGGCCGGTTTCTTCGAAGGCAAGCTGTCGATCAAGAAGCGCCAGCCGCTGCGCTACCACGCCCGCAATGCCGGCGGCGACTGGTGGCTGACCGACCCCTATTCGTTCGGTCCGGTACTCGGGCCGATGGACGATTACTACATCGCCGAGGGTTCGCATCTCAGGCTGTTCGACAAGCTTGGCGCGCATGTCATCGAGCACGAAGGCGCGTCCGGCGTGCATTTCGCCGTATGGGCCCCAAATGCCAGGCGCGTTTCGGTGGTCGGTGACTTCAACGACTGGGACGGCCGCCAGCATACGATGCGCGACCGTCGCGACACCGGCATCTGGGAGCTGTTCATTCCCGATATCGGTGCCGGCCGGCCCTATAAATATGAAATCATCGGTCCCGATGGCGTGAGGTTGCCGCTGAAAGCCGATCCGTTCGCCTTCAAATCAGAACTGCGCCCGGCCACCGCCTCGGTGACCGCGATGCCGCCGGCGCATGCATGGGGTGACGAGGCGCATCGCAATTTCTGGCGCAACGCCGACCCTCGCCGCGAGGCCATCTCGATCTACGAGGTCCACGCCGGGTCCTGGCAGCTTGGCGATGACGGCTCCTTCCTGTCATGGGATGAACTGGCCGACCGGCTGATCCCCTATGTGATCGAGACCGGTTTCACCCATATTGAATTCCTGCCGATCTCCGAGCATCCCTATGACCCCTCCTGGGGTTACCAGACAACCGGCCTCTACGCGCCATCGGCCCGCTTCGGCGATCCGGACGGCTTTGCCCGCTTTGTCGACGGCGCCCACCGTGCCGGCGTCGGCGTCATCCTCGACTGGGTGCCGGCGCATTTTCCTGTCGACGAGCACGGTCTGGTCCATTTCGACGGCACCGCGCTCTACGAGCATGCCGACCCACGCAAGGGCTTCCATCCGGACTGGAACACCGCGATCTACAATTTCGGCCGCCGCGAGGTGGTGTCGTTCCTGGTCAACAACGCGCTGTTCTGGGCCGAAAAATACCATGTCGACGGTCTTCGCGTCGACGCGGTCGCCTCGATGCTCTACCTCGACTATTCGCGCAAGGCCGGCGAGTGGATCCCCAATGAGAAGGGTGGGCGCGAAAACCTCGAGGCGGTCAGCTTCCTGCAGAAGATGAACAAGGAGGTGTACGGCCACCATCCAGGCGTCATGACCATCGCCGAGGAATCGACCTCATGGCCAAAGGTCTCGGCGCCTGTCCATGAAGGCGGGCTGGGCTTCGGCTTCAAATGGAACATGGGCTTCATGCACGACACGCTGGAGTATTTTTCCAAGGAGCCGATTTTCCGCAAGCATCACCACAACGAGCTGACCTTCGGCCTGACCTACGCCTTCTCGGAGAATTTCGTGCTGCCGCTCTCGCATGACGAGGTCGTGCACGGCAAAGGCACGCTGCTGGGCAAGATGGCCGGCGACGACTGGCAGAAATTCGCGACCTTGCGTGCCTATTACGGCTTCATGTGGGGTTATCCCGGCAAGAAGCTGCTGTTCATGGGCCAGGAATTCGCGCAGCGCCGCGAATGGAGCGAAGCGCGCGCGCTTGATTGGGACCTGCTCGATTTCCGCCCGCATCGCGGGGTCTGGCAGACGGTGCGCGACCTCAACTATCTCTATCGTTCACGCCCGGCCCTGCATGGCCGCGACTGCGAGCCGGAAGGGTTTTCCTGGCTGATCGTCGACGACAGCCAGAATTCGGTTTTCGCCTGGGTGCGCAGCGCTCCCGGCGGCGATCCGGTCGCCGTCATCTCCAATTTCACACCGGTGCCGCGCGACAATTATCGTGTGCCGCTGCCGAAGGCCGGCAAGTGGCGCGAGATCATCAACACCGACGCTTCCGAATATGGCGGTTCCGGCATGGGCAATGGCGGCATGGTCGAGGCAAGGGCGGAGGGCAAGGGCATCTCGGCAACGATGCTCCTGCCTCCGCTGTCGACGATCATGCTTGAACTCGCTGCCGACTGA